The following is a genomic window from Nicotiana tabacum cultivar K326 chromosome 3, ASM71507v2, whole genome shotgun sequence.
ATATTCACTTTCCTGAAACCATTTGATTTGGGCTTTTTGCCTAAGAAGGGATTCTTGCATAATCAACCACCTAATATATTCAACATGAACTTTATTAAGTTCTTCCCTTCCTTGTTCATTGTTGTTGATGATGTCTAACTCTTCGAGTATATGGACCTTGGCTTCCCAGCTGCTAACTTTTTCGTTCACATCACCAATAATGTTTCTGGACCAGTTGCTAAGTTTCTTGCTCAGGGCCTTCAACTTGCACTGTAATTTCCACATAGCATTACCTTCAACCTGCATATTCCATGTTTCTTGAACTATCTCATGGAAACCCTCTTGATTTGTCCAGAAGTTTAAAAATCTGAAATACTTGATACTAGAGGGTTGATCATTGTGGATTTTCATCAACAAAGGTCTATGGTCAAAACCAGTCTTGACCAAATGCTTAACAACATTATACTGGAGATTCTGGGACCATTTATTATTTACAAGAATCCTATCAAGTCTCTTCCATATTCTCTTGTTAGGCCTTTTATTGTTACACCAACTATTGTTACACCAAGTGAATATTGGTCCAATATAACCAATATCTGTTAAACCACAAGCTTTCATGGTGCTAATAAAGTCAAGACTTCTACTAGCTCTGTGAGGCCTACCTCCCAGCTTTTCCTCGGGGTCCATTATAACATTAAAGTCGCTTCCAATGCACCATGGACCATTGAATAGATTGGAAATGTCTTCAACACTGTCCCACAGAAGCTTCCTTTCTAAGGCAATACATTTAGCATAAACTGACATTATACATGTACCtatatcatcatcatattgtTTGAAATTAATGGAGATCTGTTGATCATCGTTAGCAATAATCACAGCTTGATCTAAATACTTCCAGAAGCACCAGATCTTACCATTAGTATTAGCTATGCAATGTTGGAAACCTAAGAATTTCCCATAACCATCAATTTTCTTCTTATCAACAAATGGTTCTAAAACACAGCAAAGACCACTTTGTTTATATTGACAAGATTTCGGAGTCTGTGGATAATTTTTTTAGATCTCACTCCCCTAATGTTCCAAAAGATTGTATTAATCATGGATATTAGAGGGTGAAGTGATCTGCTTGTGTTCCTTTCCTTTTCTGGTAGGAACAGTTTTGTCTCttgttttccttcttcttcctccattTTTCCTGTGTTCACTTCTCCCTCTGACTTGTACTGATTCtgcatcattatcattatcaacctCATCTTGTAATTGAGAAGAATCTTTAACTCTGTTATCACTGATAGTTCTAGATTCAGTATCATTTTCGTCAGTAGGCGTTGTCTTTTGCCCATCTCTGAATCCTCTTTAGTTGCCTCTAAATTCTTGTAACAATTGAGCTCGTCAACTAAATGAATACCttcctcattttttattttagtcGTTGCACTATCAGAACTTTCTTGTATTTCTACATCCTGCTTTTGTGAATCATGTTCTCCTTCATTGCTAATATTATCCATATTCATATTGTTGGGGTAATCTCTTTTTCCTCATTGTTGTTACCATTATCTTCCTTAGCCTTCCCACTGTTCTTCTCCACCTCTTTTTCACATGATGGAATCAGCTTTTCCTGTTGAGTTTCCTTAACCATAGAATTTTCCATGTCATGTTGACTTAATTTGTATgccttgtttttccttttcatgTTACTTCCTTGAGATATGGCAGGTTTAAATAGGaccttgctcttttttttttggcatcttcttgactttatttttctttttcttttagtatTTGGAGACAACTGCTGGATTACCTTCcaccttttttgttttgttctgtCCACCTTTAGCTTTAATGCTTTGAATCATATCTGCTAAAGTCTGCTCCTTTTCCTCATTTACTTGATGTTCTTTTTCAATGTTCTTTATAGACTCCTATTGCATTTCATTATTCTCTGTAGTGTGGCTGGTGCTGGTGCCTTTGTCATCAGCTATGTTTTTCCCTTTGCTGTTTCCTTctccttctattttcttttcagcTTTCCTGCACTGAAGAATAGAGTGTCCAAGTAGTTTGCAATGCCTGCAGTACTTGGGGACATTCTCATACTCGAGCTTCTGGGTAAATCCTTTCAAGGGGTTAGATTCATCCTCTTGGCCCACCCACACAGAGTTTAACTTAGGCTTAGTTAGATCAACTTCCACTCTAACCTTTGCCATACTAGGTCGAGTCCTATGATCAGTGGCCAAATCCATAGATAGAGGATTTCCTGTAGGGCTAACAATCTGCTTAACATAATGCCAAGTGTGGCAATGAAATGGTAATTCAGGTAGGAGTACCCAAACTGTAACTACAGGTGAATCCTCCTCTGGCTTAAAATCCGGAGACCATTTTTCAAGACACATCAGTTGACCTTCAATTTCGATGGAGCGCCTATACCAAACGTTTTTGAAATTGTCTTCattagtaaaatcaagaaatacagtACGGAAATTATACACCCCAATTTTAACATTTCCTTTGACAGTGATTTTCTCAGCGAATTTGGATCTTAATTTCTCAATTTGAGGTCGTGTTCTTAGAAATTTACCCACAAGTGTAAGCCTACACTCTTCAGCCATAAGTCCGTAGCAGTCGCTAGATTTGAAGATAACTGCAGGCATTCCATTGTGGGTAGAGTATCTCGCTTTAACTTCTGGGTTTCCATAGCGATTCGAGCTAGGGCTCGATATTGTTGGAGCTTTCAGAGCAGCAACATATTTGGATGATGTTGGAATTCCTTCTTCAGTTGTTGTTTTCGTAGCTGTGGGTTTCAACTTCTCAATCGAACGCGCTGGAAGGGTCCCGGCGATCGTCTCCATGAGGAGGTGCGTGAGCACCACTCGCCCGTAAGGGGGCTTTTAGTTACCATTGGTGAATAAAAGTTATTGTGTACGGAGAGCAGATATTTGATGAGAGAGAgtaattgcaaaaaaaaaacttggcgtccatttactttgaaaattttggttattttagcacAAAGGAATTGTTGTGACATAAAACTCCTCTCACTATCCTTGATTATGATCAAATTGGTTGTGTagttcctgttattattattgcctgtatttgtaaataatgattctggaaattagaacgttagcttataaacgtaaatataaataaaacagaaattaattcgagcccactgaattcacagtgtttccttaaggaatttaatcccctcctagtacccaaggttatggattatttcctcccaggatagaacgaattacacactggtgtagcggtacttcaaaccccagtgtttcagcgaatacaaagttcggcagcaaatcacacttacggatgctttgtttgtagtttaaaacaatgc
Proteins encoded in this region:
- the LOC142178420 gene encoding uncharacterized protein LOC142178420; the protein is MDNISNEGEHDSQKQDVEIQESSDSATTKIKNEEGIHLVDELNCYKNLEATKEDSEMGKRQRLLTKMILNLELSVITELKILLNYKMRLIMIMMQNQYKSEGEVNTGKMEEEEGKQETKLFLPEKERNTSRSLHPLISMINTIFWNIRGKIDGYGKFLGFQHCIANTNGKIWCFWKYLDQAVIIANDDQQISINFKQYDDDIGTCIMSVYAKCIALERKLLWDSVEDISNLFNGPWCIGSDFNVIMDPEEKLGGRPHRASRSLDFISTMKACGLTDIGYIGPIFTWCNNSWCNNKRPNKRIWKRLDRILVNNKWSQNLQYNVVKHLVKTGFDHRPLLMKIHNDQPSSIKYFRFLNFWTNQEGFHEIVQETWNMQVEGNAMWKLQCKLKALSKKLSNWSRNIIGDVNEKVSSWEAKVHILEELDIINNNEQGREELNKVHVEYIRWLIMQESLLRQKAQIKWFQESEYNSKYFHSVFRGIRKKLQLYRIKNHIGRWIQGEEKISKAVVRHFEKLFNLKQSTGNSRLLDCIPSIVTDEDNVALTRLPDEKEIKDAIFSMSSDSSAGPNGYNGKFFQCCWKIIKQDSWIEIIEILISEVWCSIIINGSRKGFFTSSQGLKQGDPLSPSLFILAAEVLSRSLNKLHTNENFIPFSMSCRGPQVNHLAYADDIVIFSSGNTKSVNLIMKQIKNYEKASGQKVNDNKNFFLTSPRTSAFRINRLRCCTRFIEKSFPFTYLGCPLYIGRKRISYFDGMVTKVVKKLSG